One genomic segment of Fusobacterium nucleatum includes these proteins:
- a CDS encoding Gx transporter family protein, with the protein MIKKEHREEIYLIALVLLGLYLSLIENIIPKPFPWMKIGLSNISVLIALEKFNSKMALQTILLRVFIQALMLGTLFTPNFIISFSAGLISTLFMIFLYKFRTYLSLLSISCISAFTHNLLQLIVVYFLLFRNISLNSKSIIIFIVIFLGLGVIMGLITGIITTKINLKRNKI; encoded by the coding sequence ATGATAAAAAAAGAACACAGAGAAGAAATTTATCTAATAGCCTTAGTGCTTTTAGGTTTATATCTTTCTCTTATTGAAAATATAATACCTAAACCATTTCCTTGGATGAAAATTGGTTTATCAAATATATCTGTACTTATAGCACTTGAAAAATTTAACTCAAAAATGGCTTTACAAACAATATTACTTAGAGTTTTTATACAAGCTCTTATGTTAGGAACATTATTTACTCCTAACTTTATTATAAGTTTTAGTGCAGGGCTTATAAGCACATTATTTATGATTTTTCTATATAAATTTAGAACATATTTATCATTGTTATCTATTAGTTGTATTTCAGCATTTACTCATAATCTTTTACAACTTATAGTGGTATATTTCTTACTATTTAGAAATATATCTTTAAATAGTAAATCAATAATTATTTTTATAGTTATTTTTTTAGGATTAGGTGTAATTATGGGTTTAATAACAGGAATTATAACTACAAAAATAAATTTAAAAAGAAATAAAATCTAA
- the glmM gene encoding phosphoglucosamine mutase, with product MGRYFGTDGIRGEANRELTVDKALRLGYALGYYLKNNNPNEEKIKVIMGSDTRISGYMLRSALTAGLTSMGIYIDFVGVIPTPGVAYITKQKKAKAGIMISASHNPAKDNGIKIFNSEGYKLSDEIENQIEDYMDNLDKILANPLAGDKVGKFKYAEDEYFQYKNYLTQCVKGNFKDIKIVLDTANGAAYRAAKDVFLDLRAELVVINDTPNGRNINVKCGSTHPDILSKVVVGYEADLGLAYDGDADRLIAVDKFGNVINGDKIIGILALGMKNKGTLKNNKVVTTVMSNIGFEKYLKENSIELLRANVGDRYVLEKMLVEDVVIGGEQSGHIILKDYATTGDGVLSSLKLVEVIRDTGKDLHELVSAIKDAPQTLINVKVDNVKKNTWDKNPNIKSFIDEANKKYKDEVRILVRKSGTEPLIRVMTEGDDKQLVHKLAEDIAQLIEKELN from the coding sequence ATGGGAAGGTACTTTGGAACAGACGGAATTAGAGGAGAAGCAAACAGAGAATTAACTGTTGACAAAGCATTAAGACTTGGCTATGCACTGGGTTATTATTTAAAAAACAATAACCCAAATGAAGAAAAAATAAAAGTTATTATGGGAAGTGATACTAGAATATCTGGGTATATGCTTAGATCTGCACTAACAGCTGGACTTACTTCAATGGGAATTTATATAGATTTTGTTGGAGTTATTCCTACACCTGGTGTTGCCTATATAACAAAACAAAAAAAAGCTAAGGCAGGAATTATGATTTCAGCTTCACATAATCCTGCAAAGGATAATGGAATAAAAATATTTAATTCAGAAGGATACAAACTTTCTGATGAAATTGAAAATCAAATCGAAGATTATATGGATAATTTAGATAAAATTTTGGCTAATCCATTAGCTGGGGATAAAGTAGGAAAATTTAAGTATGCAGAAGATGAATATTTCCAATATAAAAATTATCTTACTCAATGTGTAAAAGGTAATTTTAAAGATATTAAAATTGTTCTTGATACAGCTAATGGTGCTGCATATAGAGCTGCAAAAGATGTATTTTTAGATTTAAGAGCAGAACTTGTTGTTATAAATGATACACCTAATGGTAGAAATATCAATGTAAAATGTGGTTCAACTCATCCAGATATTTTATCTAAAGTTGTAGTAGGTTATGAAGCAGACTTAGGTTTAGCCTATGATGGAGATGCTGATAGACTTATAGCTGTTGATAAATTTGGAAATGTTATAAATGGAGATAAAATTATAGGAATTTTAGCTCTTGGTATGAAAAATAAAGGAACTTTAAAAAATAATAAAGTTGTTACAACTGTTATGAGTAACATTGGTTTTGAAAAATATTTAAAAGAAAATAGTATAGAGCTTTTAAGAGCAAATGTTGGAGATAGATATGTTCTTGAAAAAATGTTAGTCGAAGATGTTGTTATTGGAGGAGAACAATCTGGACATATTATTTTAAAAGATTATGCTACAACAGGAGATGGGGTATTATCTTCATTAAAACTTGTTGAAGTTATTAGAGATACAGGAAAAGATTTACATGAATTAGTTTCAGCTATAAAAGATGCTCCTCAAACTTTAATAAATGTGAAAGTTGATAATGTTAAGAAAAATACTTGGGATAAAAATCCAAATATTAAATCTTTTATTGATGAAGCAAATAAAAAATATAAAGATGAAGTTAGAATTTTAGTAAGAAAATCGGGAACAGAACCTTTAATAAGGGTAATGACTGAGGGAGATGACAAACAACTTGTTCATAAACTTGCAGAAGATATTGCTCAATTAATAGAAAAAGAATTAAATTAA